The following proteins are encoded in a genomic region of Diadema setosum chromosome 18, eeDiaSeto1, whole genome shotgun sequence:
- the LOC140241991 gene encoding craniofacial development protein 2-like codes for MKTPTLRLATWNVRTMCPGFNNDIEQINDARKTAVIDKELSRLNVDIACLQETRLADSGSIKEANYTFFWKGLSQDDPRQHGVGFAVKNSLVSTIEPPTGGTERILTLRLSTTVGFINIFSIYAPTLCSTSETKDQFYEELDEMISRIPSTEGLYLLGDFNARVGADYNTWSSCLGHQGTGKMNENGQRLLELCCHRGLCVTNTYFKGKERHKVSWRHPRSQHWHQLDLVITKRTDLISVLHTRSYHSADCDSDHSLVSSKVRLMTKKIHRTKTKGLPRINTCCINDLERCRRFHDTFSRHYTDLQVINGVPGEVEVPGHWNSRCIEPY; via the exons ATGAAGACTCCAACTCTTCGGCTAGCAACCTGGAACGTTCGAACCATGTGCCCTGGTTTTAATAACGACATCGAACAGATTAATGATGCCCGAAAGACTGCGGTTATCGACAAGGAACTATCAAGACTAAATGTTGACATTGCCTGTCTGCAGGAGACCCGTCTGGCAGACAGTGGTTCTATCAAGGAAGCCAATTACACCTTCTTTTGGAAGGGTCTGTCACAGGACGACCCAAGACAGCACGGGGTGGGCTTCGCAGTGAAGAACTCTCTGGTTTCCACCATTGAACCACCAACTGGCGGGACAGAGAGAATACTCACTCTGCGTTTGTCTACAACAGTGGGCTTCATCAACATCTTCAGCATTTATGCACCGACACTCTGCTCCACCTCAGAGACTAAAGACCAGTTCTATGAAGAATTGGATGAGATGATATCCAGGATCCCCAGCACTGAAGGACTTTATCTTCTAGGAGATTTTAATGCTAGAGTGGGAGCTGACTACAACACCTGGTCTTCCTGCCTCGGCCACCAAGGCACGGgaaagatgaatgaaaatggaCAGCGGCTGCTGGAGCTGTGCTGCCATCGTGGTCTGTGTGTGACAAACACCTACTTCAAAGGTAAAGAACGCCACAAAGTCTCCTGGAGACATCCACGGTCTCAACACTGGCACCAACTTGATCTTGTCATCACCAAGCGTACAGACCTTATCAGTGTTCTCCACACACGGAGCTATCACAGCGCAGACTGCGACTCAGATCACTCCCTCGTCAGTAGCAAAGTGAGATTgatgacaaagaaaatacatcGAACCAAAACCAAAGGTCTCCCACGCATCAACACCTGCTGCATCAACGACCTCGAGAGATGTCGACGATTTCATGACACGTTCA GTCGTCATTACACCGATCTTCAGGTGATTAATGGTGTGCCCGGGGAGGTTGAAGTGCCGGGCCACTGGAATTCCCGGTGTATTGAGCCTTACTGA
- the LOC140241994 gene encoding uncharacterized protein, translating into MEEEYRFAKAVQQGVQGAWTRWEGVEQRKVSWNDLWSMSSGAVRFMISSTFDVLPSPVNLQRWGIVEDGGCRVCNRAKGSLEHILSACGGLLQAYTWRHNQVLKEMAEVARVAVEARKKNGPPRVRGIRFVKEGVRCSVRRKGQRDDGGGILAAEDDWEVRVDEGNRTVPEEVVVTALRPDMVLVARSVHRLAMVELTVPWETRMDEARERKLDRYAELREECEKRGWRAEVHTVEVGCRGYAGRSVRRWVRGMGIGGRDGERWIRRICGAAETGSAWIVGKAWGGGGNRGV; encoded by the coding sequence atggaggaggagtaCCGCTTTGCCAAGGCTGTACAGCAGGGAGTGCAGGGAGCATGGACCCGATGGGAAGGGGTGGAGCAGAGGAAGGTGTCATGGAATGACCTCTGGTCAATGTCCTCTGGAGCTGTGCGCTTCATGATCAGTTCCACCTTTGATGTTTTGCCGTCTCCAGTAAATCTTCAGAGATGGGGCATTGTGGAGGATGGTGGATGCAGGGTCTGCAACAGGGCGAAGGGCTCACTAGAGCACATTTTGTCAGCATGTGGAGGTCTATTACAGGCCTATACATGGAGGCATAACCAAGTGTTGAAGGAGATGGCGGAGGTGGCGAGGGTGGCAGTGGAGGCAAGGAAGAAGAATGGGCCTCCTAGGGTGAGGGGAATCCGGTTTGTGAAGGAGGGTGTGAGATGCAGTGTGAGAAGGAAGGGTCAGAGGGATGATGGTGGGGGAATCTTAGCAGCGGAGGATGATTGGGAGGTGCGGGTGGATGAGGGAAACCGTACAGTGCCAGAGGAGGTGGTAGTAACTGCCCTTCGGCCGGACATGGTGCTGGTAGCTAGGTCTGTGCACAGGTTAGCAATGGTGGAGCTGACTGTGCCATGGGAGACAAGGATGGATGAGGCAAGGGAAAGAAAGTTGGATAGGTATGCTGAGTTGAGGGAGGAGTGTGAGAAAAGGGGGTGGAGAGCGGAGGTGCATACTGTAGAGGTGGGGTGCAGGGGATATGCTGGTCGATCGGTAAGGAGGTGGGTCAGAGGGATGGGAATAGGTGGTAGGGACGGGGAAAGGTGGATCAGGAGAATTTGTGGGGCAGCAGAGACAGGATCTGCATGGATAGTAGGGAAGGCTTGGGGGGGTGGTGGGAATAGGGGGGTGTAG